The following coding sequences are from one Ornithodoros turicata isolate Travis chromosome 1, ASM3712646v1, whole genome shotgun sequence window:
- the LOC135388624 gene encoding TNF receptor-associated factor 4-like: protein MPAVRFYPPPSLDSLGMCEYCGASSMYLWKATTCEHYVCKKCLLNKEPSQAPRCSRCNGSSLLLCPGSMFGCKYQTAIPHNCVDHLRTCPRRPTPCPNECSSIVSNTDLPKHLTDECPRRTQECRFCHGNYFVSEIGSHFMDC from the coding sequence ATGCCTGCCGTCCGTTTTTATCCCCCGCCGTCGCTGGACTCGTTGGGAATGTGCGAGTATTGTGGGGCATCCTCCATGTACCTCTGGAAAGCAACCACCTGTGAGCATTACGTATGCAAGAAGTGCTTACTGAACAAGGAACCTTCGCAAGCGCCTCGTTGTTCCCGCTGCAACGGAAGCAGCCTCTTGCTCTGTCCTGGTTCAATGTTTGGCTGCAAGTATCAAACGGCCATCCCTCATAACTGTGTGGACCACCTCCGCACCTGCCCTCGACGCCCGACGCCGTGTCCCAACGAGTGTTCTTCCATTGTCTCCAACACCGACCTGCCAAAACACTTGACCGATGAGTGTCCCAGGCGTACGCAGGAGTGCCGTTTCTGCCACGGGAACTATTTCGTCTCCGAGATTGGGAGTCACTTTATGGACTGTTAG